In Mastigocladopsis repens PCC 10914, a single window of DNA contains:
- a CDS encoding RNA polymerase sigma factor SigF, which translates to MPTTVINELKHEIWQLLREYQQSPCADVRNQLVKLNFGLVRKEAHYWLNQCHESYEDLLQVGCLGLIRAIERFEISKGHAFSSFAIPYIRGEIQHYLRDKGVTVRIPRRWLALQQQAIGVSRSLREKYNRQPTDSELAAALAISLEEWQEIKLAWSNRAPLSLDVPVQDGEEGSTLLGELVPDNHYRSFQLAQEDQIRLQQALVQLEQRTREVLEFVFLHDLTQKQVAELLGISVVTVSRRVKKGLDSLKDLMCMAED; encoded by the coding sequence ATGCCTACCACAGTCATCAATGAACTGAAGCATGAGATTTGGCAGTTGTTGCGAGAATATCAGCAATCTCCCTGTGCTGATGTTCGCAATCAACTGGTGAAACTTAATTTTGGACTTGTGAGAAAAGAAGCTCACTACTGGCTTAATCAATGCCATGAAAGCTACGAGGACTTACTCCAAGTAGGTTGTTTGGGTTTAATTCGAGCGATAGAAAGATTTGAAATTTCCAAGGGGCATGCCTTCAGTTCCTTTGCCATTCCTTATATTCGCGGTGAAATTCAACACTATCTTCGAGATAAAGGTGTCACCGTGCGAATTCCCCGACGTTGGTTAGCGCTGCAACAGCAAGCAATCGGGGTTTCGCGTTCTTTGCGGGAAAAATACAATCGCCAACCTACTGACTCTGAGTTAGCAGCAGCATTGGCAATTTCCCTAGAAGAATGGCAGGAAATTAAATTAGCATGGTCTAACCGCGCTCCCTTAAGCCTTGATGTACCAGTCCAGGATGGCGAAGAAGGTTCAACTTTATTAGGAGAACTCGTTCCGGATAATCACTATCGCAGCTTTCAACTGGCGCAAGAAGACCAAATTCGCCTGCAACAAGCACTGGTGCAGTTAGAACAACGCACCCGCGAAGTCTTGGAATTTGTGTTTTTACATGATTTAACGCAAAAACAAGTGGCAGAACTCCTTGGTATAAGTGTAGTTACGGTTTCCCGTAGGGTCAAGAAAGGGCTAGACTCGCTCAAAGACTTAATGTGTATGGCAGAAGATTAA
- a CDS encoding rubredoxin encodes MSEQAVETTALDRYECRACGYVYEPLKGDDKHDIVPGTPFAELSSTWRCPVCGVKKTSFANIGPAGQASGFQENLKYGLGVNTLTPTQKNLLIFGALAVAFLFFMSLYGLK; translated from the coding sequence ATGAGCGAACAAGCTGTTGAGACGACCGCGTTAGACCGCTATGAATGCCGTGCCTGCGGTTATGTTTATGAACCTCTGAAGGGGGACGACAAGCATGATATCGTCCCTGGGACACCCTTTGCAGAATTATCTTCTACTTGGCGATGTCCAGTTTGCGGTGTCAAAAAGACTTCTTTTGCGAACATTGGTCCTGCTGGTCAAGCATCTGGCTTTCAAGAAAATTTGAAATATGGTTTAGGTGTGAATACCCTCACACCCACCCAGAAGAATCTTCTGATTTTCGGGGCTTTGGCTGTTGCCTTTTTGTTTTTTATGAGTCTCTACGGCTTAAAATAA
- a CDS encoding D-glycero-alpha-D-manno-heptose-1,7-bisphosphate 7-phosphatase — protein sequence MGKPAVFLDRDGVLNVEAGYIHAVEDLHLIPGVAKSVRQINDRGLFCCLVSNQSGPARGYYPDTHVQALHQRLCRLLVEETGAFLDALYYCPYLSPPEGGKDPEYTRWSTWRKPNTGMLVAAAWEHDLDLKHSFMVGDKATDVDMAHNAGCVGILVQTGFGDRVLAGDYQHHTKPDYIAKDLAVAVEWILHQQQV from the coding sequence GTGGGTAAACCTGCTGTATTCCTAGACCGCGATGGTGTGTTAAATGTCGAGGCTGGCTACATTCACGCCGTAGAAGATTTACATTTAATTCCCGGTGTAGCAAAATCCGTGCGCCAGATCAATGACCGAGGTCTTTTTTGCTGTCTGGTTTCTAATCAATCTGGACCAGCTAGAGGTTATTATCCAGACACTCACGTACAAGCGTTACATCAGCGACTTTGCCGATTATTGGTAGAGGAAACTGGGGCGTTCTTAGACGCTTTGTATTATTGTCCCTACCTCAGCCCACCAGAAGGTGGTAAAGACCCAGAATACACTCGCTGGTCTACCTGGCGCAAACCCAACACAGGGATGTTGGTCGCAGCGGCTTGGGAACATGATTTGGATTTGAAGCACAGTTTTATGGTGGGAGACAAAGCGACGGATGTAGATATGGCGCACAATGCTGGTTGTGTGGGTATTTTGGTGCAAACCGGGTTTGGCGATCGCGTTTTGGCTGGTGATTACCAGCACCACACAAAACCAGATTACATTGCCAAAGATTTGGCTGTAGCCGTTGAGTGGATTTTGCACCAGCAACAGGTGTAA
- the scpB gene encoding SMC-Scp complex subunit ScpB: MTNAVINAATKIEAILYLKGKPMSISEIAEYAACDRTTVEEGIIELIDEYAHRDSALEVVETPNGYSLQLRSGFHDLVQTLIPVELGVGALRTLAAIALNNPILQSDLINLRGSGVYQHVPELVELGFVKKRRDSESRSYSLQITPKFHQYFQIDQLPQLFSNSPEQKQLELELTAQPEPS; encoded by the coding sequence ATGACTAATGCCGTCATAAATGCAGCGACAAAGATAGAAGCAATTCTCTATTTAAAGGGCAAGCCCATGTCCATAAGTGAAATTGCGGAGTATGCCGCTTGCGATCGCACCACAGTTGAGGAAGGCATAATAGAACTCATTGACGAGTATGCCCACCGAGACAGCGCCTTAGAAGTCGTGGAAACACCAAATGGTTATAGTTTGCAACTGCGGTCAGGCTTTCATGACCTGGTACAAACTCTCATACCAGTAGAATTGGGCGTAGGAGCATTGCGGACTTTGGCAGCCATTGCCCTAAATAATCCAATACTCCAAAGCGACTTGATTAACTTGCGCGGTTCTGGTGTATATCAACACGTTCCAGAACTTGTCGAACTTGGTTTTGTCAAAAAACGCCGAGATAGTGAGTCTCGCTCGTATTCGTTACAAATCACCCCTAAATTTCACCAATATTTCCAAATTGACCAACTTCCCCAACTATTCTCTAATAGCCCAGAACAAAAACAACTAGAGCTAGAACTCACAGCACAACCAGAACCATCATGA
- a CDS encoding NAD(P)H-quinone oxidoreductase subunit J: protein MAEESKPVPAEEQSLVKAGEVSQWLTENDFAHESLEPDHRGVEIIKVEPDFLLPTCTALYAYGFNYLQFQCGIDTGPGQELASMYHLVKLSDNADRPQEVRLKVFLPRENPRVPSVYWIWKAADWQERESYDMFGIIYEGHPDLKRILMPEDWVGWPLRKDYVSPDFYELQDAY from the coding sequence GTGGCTGAAGAATCGAAACCAGTACCAGCAGAAGAACAATCACTGGTGAAAGCGGGTGAAGTTTCCCAATGGTTGACAGAAAACGACTTTGCCCATGAGTCTCTAGAACCAGATCATAGAGGTGTAGAAATCATTAAGGTAGAGCCAGATTTTTTGCTCCCAACTTGTACTGCACTGTATGCTTACGGGTTTAATTACCTCCAGTTTCAGTGTGGCATTGACACTGGACCAGGGCAGGAGTTGGCTAGTATGTATCACTTAGTGAAACTCAGTGATAATGCTGACCGTCCCCAGGAAGTACGTCTCAAAGTGTTCCTTCCACGGGAGAACCCCAGAGTGCCTTCAGTGTACTGGATTTGGAAGGCAGCAGACTGGCAAGAACGCGAGTCCTACGATATGTTCGGCATCATCTATGAAGGACATCCAGACCTTAAGCGGATTTTAATGCCAGAAGATTGGGTCGGTTGGCCTTTGCGTAAGGATTACGTGTCCCCTGACTTCTATGAGTTGCAGGACGCTTATTAG
- the psbO gene encoding photosystem II manganese-stabilizing polypeptide: MRFRALIVALLTLCLGLLTACSEGPSSTSTEFLTYEQIRGTGLAVKCPVLAETSRGSIPIDASQSYTIKELCLEPTQFFVKEEPINKRQEAEYVAGKLLTRRTYSLDQISGDLKVNPDSSLTFVERDGFDFQAITVKLPGGESIPFLFTVKGLVAQTQPGLTSINTSTDFEGSYRVPSYRGAAFLDPKGRGVTSGYDNAVALPAQSDDEELKNANVKRAEVLQGKISLQVAKIDNSTGEIAGTFESEQPSDTDLGAKEPEEVKVRGLFYARVEPDRV; encoded by the coding sequence ATGAGGTTTCGCGCTTTAATTGTTGCACTCTTGACTTTATGCCTGGGGTTACTTACTGCTTGTAGTGAAGGTCCATCATCGACGAGTACAGAGTTCCTGACTTACGAGCAGATTAGAGGTACTGGCTTGGCTGTCAAATGTCCCGTACTGGCAGAAACAAGTCGTGGTTCGATCCCCATCGATGCTAGCCAGTCCTACACCATAAAAGAACTGTGCTTAGAACCCACCCAATTCTTTGTGAAAGAAGAACCCATTAATAAACGGCAAGAAGCAGAATATGTTGCCGGCAAATTGTTGACTCGCCGCACCTACTCCTTGGATCAAATCAGCGGCGATTTAAAAGTCAATCCAGATAGTAGTCTCACTTTTGTGGAACGAGATGGCTTTGACTTCCAAGCCATTACAGTCAAACTGCCTGGTGGGGAAAGCATACCTTTCCTGTTTACCGTTAAAGGCTTGGTGGCTCAAACACAACCTGGCTTGACCAGCATTAACACCTCAACTGACTTTGAAGGTTCCTACAGAGTCCCCTCCTATCGTGGTGCTGCCTTCCTCGACCCCAAAGGTCGCGGTGTTACCAGTGGATATGATAACGCTGTGGCTCTCCCTGCCCAATCTGATGATGAGGAACTGAAGAACGCCAACGTTAAGCGGGCTGAAGTTCTCCAAGGCAAAATCTCTCTGCAAGTAGCGAAAATAGATAACTCTACTGGTGAAATTGCAGGGACTTTCGAGAGCGAACAGCCCTCAGATACCGACTTAGGTGCTAAAGAGCCGGAGGAAGTCAAGGTTCGCGGTCTGTTCTACGCTCGTGTAGAACCGGATCGTGTCTAG
- a CDS encoding photosystem II reaction center protein L: MERNPNPNNQPVELNRTSLYLGLLLVFVLGILFSSYFFN; this comes from the coding sequence ATGGAAAGAAACCCCAATCCCAACAATCAACCAGTTGAACTTAACCGGACTTCTCTTTACCTAGGACTGCTACTAGTTTTCGTTCTAGGGATTCTGTTTTCCAGTTATTTCTTTAACTAA
- a CDS encoding glycosyltransferase family 9 protein: MRIVALVPGGIGDQILFFPTLDDLKRSYPNAQIDVVVEPRSKAAYRVSKSVNNVLAFDYKDRNSLADWGNLVGTIRDREYNIAIALGQSALVGVLLWLTGIPRRIGYRSKASAFLTNPVPLRTEQYAACMYHDLLQGLSINSPTPELAVNVPKPDIDWAIKEQQRLEIKETGYILIHGGSSKLAQTKGLDKIYPVRNWQQIIQEFQQKQPEIPIVVIQGPDDEEFVRSLKNSAPYIKVTSPDDIGKLAALIAGANLMLCTDSAPMHLSVAVQTYTVALFGPTNPAKLLPRSDKFIAIKSSTGKMADISPKTVLEKIWGG; this comes from the coding sequence ATGCGAATAGTAGCCCTTGTTCCTGGCGGAATTGGCGACCAAATTCTCTTCTTCCCGACCCTAGATGACCTGAAGCGCTCTTACCCCAACGCTCAGATAGATGTTGTTGTCGAACCCCGGTCAAAGGCTGCTTACCGGGTGAGTAAGTCAGTCAATAATGTCCTGGCGTTTGACTATAAAGACCGTAATAGTCTGGCAGATTGGGGCAACTTGGTTGGGACGATACGCGATCGCGAGTACAATATTGCCATTGCTCTAGGGCAAAGCGCTTTAGTGGGTGTTTTGCTGTGGTTGACTGGAATCCCCAGACGAATTGGCTACAGGAGTAAAGCATCTGCTTTTCTCACCAATCCAGTTCCTCTGAGAACAGAACAGTATGCCGCTTGTATGTATCACGACTTGCTGCAAGGGTTGAGTATAAACTCCCCAACTCCCGAGTTAGCAGTCAATGTGCCAAAACCAGATATTGACTGGGCTATCAAAGAACAACAACGGTTAGAAATCAAGGAAACTGGCTACATTTTAATTCACGGTGGTTCTAGCAAGTTAGCTCAGACAAAAGGTCTGGATAAAATTTACCCTGTCAGGAATTGGCAGCAAATTATTCAAGAATTCCAGCAAAAGCAGCCAGAAATACCCATAGTGGTCATCCAAGGACCAGACGATGAAGAGTTTGTGCGTAGTCTCAAAAATTCCGCACCTTATATCAAAGTCACTTCTCCTGATGATATTGGCAAGTTGGCAGCGTTGATTGCTGGGGCAAATTTAATGCTATGTACTGATAGCGCACCCATGCACTTGAGTGTAGCGGTACAGACTTATACTGTCGCCTTATTTGGTCCGACAAACCCAGCGAAGTTATTGCCAAGAAGCGATAAATTTATTGCCATTAAATCCTCTACGGGTAAGATGGCAGATATCTCACCTAAAACTGTGTTGGAGAAAATTTGGGGTGGGTAA
- a CDS encoding photosystem II reaction center protein J, giving the protein MSGSGRIPLWVVATIAGLGVITVVGIFFYGAYAGLGSSI; this is encoded by the coding sequence GTGTCTGGAAGTGGCAGAATTCCCCTATGGGTTGTTGCGACAATCGCAGGGTTAGGCGTAATTACCGTTGTAGGTATTTTCTTTTACGGAGCCTACGCTGGACTTGGTTCTTCAATTTAA
- a CDS encoding cell division protein FtsQ/DivIB → MAGIVSISRADIEGRRKKLRQRRQIKIIQGIWQTIAVSSLAGGLLWMATQPIWVLKTPKDLAISGNHLLSDEAIQSLLVLSYPQSLWRIEPHRLAESLEQQSTIAQATVSRRLFPPGLIVQINERVPVAMTQNYREQQNTDTGNNKASVGLLDATGVWIPLEKYTSLNPSLRLPSLKVVGSPEQYRPYWTQLYQALSQSSVNVMEIDFHDPTNLILKTELGNIHLGAPSSLLLEKIKVMAQMRHLPAKLNPNQIEYIDLKNPDLPLVQMNQKNNNLTP, encoded by the coding sequence ATGGCTGGCATTGTATCGATTTCCCGTGCAGATATAGAAGGGCGCCGTAAGAAATTACGTCAAAGGCGACAGATAAAAATTATCCAAGGGATTTGGCAAACCATTGCTGTGAGTTCGTTGGCTGGAGGTTTGTTGTGGATGGCAACCCAACCGATTTGGGTCTTAAAAACTCCCAAAGATCTTGCGATTTCAGGCAATCACTTACTTTCTGACGAAGCGATTCAGTCACTGCTCGTGCTCTCCTATCCCCAGTCTTTATGGCGGATAGAACCTCATAGGCTTGCCGAATCTCTAGAACAGCAATCGACTATTGCACAAGCAACTGTCAGTCGTCGCCTCTTTCCACCTGGGTTAATAGTCCAGATTAACGAACGAGTACCTGTAGCGATGACCCAAAATTACCGGGAGCAACAAAATACTGACACTGGTAACAATAAAGCCTCTGTGGGGTTACTAGATGCAACTGGTGTTTGGATACCTCTGGAAAAATATACATCACTCAATCCCAGCTTAAGATTACCCAGTCTCAAGGTTGTTGGCTCGCCAGAGCAGTACCGCCCCTATTGGACTCAACTTTATCAAGCTCTTAGCCAGAGTTCTGTTAACGTCATGGAAATTGATTTTCATGATCCAACAAATTTAATTTTGAAAACAGAACTGGGAAACATACATCTTGGGGCACCAAGTTCCCTATTGCTAGAAAAAATTAAGGTAATGGCACAAATGCGCCATTTACCAGCAAAACTCAATCCTAATCAAATAGAGTACATTGATCTGAAAAATCCAGACCTTCCATTAGTACAAATGAACCAAAAAAATAACAACTTAACTCCCTAA
- the ndhC gene encoding photosynthetic/respiratory NAD(P)H-quinone oxidoreductase subunit C, whose translation MFVLSGYEYLLGFFIVCSLVPALALSASKLLRPSGRNPERRTTYESGMEPIGGAWIQFNIRYYMFALVFVIFDVETVFLYPWAVAFHRLGLLAFIEALVFIAILVVALVYAWRKGALEWS comes from the coding sequence GTGTTTGTTCTTAGTGGTTACGAGTACCTTCTAGGCTTCTTCATTGTCTGTAGCCTAGTGCCTGCCCTAGCTCTATCAGCGTCCAAGCTCCTGCGACCAAGTGGTCGCAACCCAGAACGGCGCACCACCTACGAATCCGGCATGGAACCCATTGGTGGAGCCTGGATTCAGTTCAATATCCGCTACTACATGTTCGCGCTAGTCTTCGTCATCTTTGATGTAGAGACTGTATTTTTGTATCCTTGGGCGGTTGCCTTCCACCGTCTTGGGCTATTGGCATTTATTGAAGCGCTAGTTTTTATTGCAATTCTTGTCGTTGCCCTAGTGTACGCATGGCGTAAAGGAGCTTTGGAATGGTCTTAG
- a CDS encoding CRR6 family NdhI maturation factor produces the protein MTITISLNTDCINSLDLSPVVTEIEKLLQEGAIASHEQQLRFDINYVLQPGDPRELSEVPEVRMWFIRLDTRYPWLLFLLDWQAGEFARYAAMLVPHQFSTREGIQYNPEALEIFLMHKLFVLNDWLQQQGIPNKSRLQSMAQLLGYELDDALFEMF, from the coding sequence ATGACAATCACCATCTCACTCAATACTGACTGCATTAACAGCTTGGATCTCTCCCCTGTAGTGACAGAGATTGAAAAACTGCTGCAAGAGGGGGCGATCGCATCCCACGAGCAGCAGCTACGTTTTGATATAAACTATGTCTTACAACCAGGCGATCCACGGGAACTCTCAGAAGTCCCAGAAGTGCGGATGTGGTTTATCCGCCTGGATACTCGCTATCCTTGGTTACTATTTTTACTTGATTGGCAAGCAGGGGAATTTGCCCGTTATGCAGCTATGCTTGTACCGCATCAATTCAGCACCAGAGAAGGTATTCAGTACAACCCTGAAGCTTTGGAAATCTTTTTGATGCACAAGCTGTTTGTTTTAAATGACTGGTTACAACAGCAGGGCATTCCTAATAAATCTCGCCTCCAGTCGATGGCGCAACTCCTAGGTTATGAGTTAGATGATGCCTTGTTTGAGATGTTTTAG
- the ispD gene encoding 2-C-methyl-D-erythritol 4-phosphate cytidylyltransferase, which yields MHLLIPAAGTGRRMGSNRNKLLLVVCSRPIIAWTLLAAEAASQISSIGIICQPYDWEDFKTILTPLKLTKPVELIQGGSTRQESVYNGLQALPDSEEQVLIHDGARCLATPDLLNSCAEAIRQCPGLIAAVPVKDTIKVVDENGIIQSTPDRRQLWAAQTPQGFDVQLLKKCHAEGIRQGWEVTDDAALFEKCRYPVRIVQGEETNLKLTTPQDLAIAEFILKNRLGKG from the coding sequence GTGCATTTATTAATACCAGCTGCTGGAACAGGAAGAAGAATGGGGAGTAACCGCAATAAACTTCTGCTTGTGGTATGCTCCAGACCTATTATCGCTTGGACTCTTCTAGCCGCTGAAGCGGCAAGTCAAATTAGTTCGATAGGCATTATCTGTCAACCCTATGACTGGGAAGATTTCAAGACGATTCTCACTCCATTAAAGCTAACTAAGCCAGTGGAACTGATTCAAGGGGGTTCCACCCGTCAAGAATCAGTTTACAATGGATTGCAGGCGCTGCCAGACTCCGAAGAGCAAGTGTTGATTCACGATGGAGCCAGATGCCTTGCCACACCAGATTTACTCAACTCTTGTGCTGAAGCTATTCGACAGTGTCCTGGTTTAATTGCCGCAGTACCAGTCAAGGACACTATCAAAGTCGTAGATGAAAATGGCATCATTCAAAGCACGCCCGACCGACGGCAATTATGGGCAGCACAAACTCCCCAAGGATTCGATGTTCAATTATTGAAAAAGTGCCACGCCGAAGGTATCCGTCAAGGGTGGGAAGTGACTGACGATGCTGCTTTGTTTGAAAAGTGCCGCTACCCTGTGCGAATTGTTCAGGGAGAGGAGACGAATCTCAAGCTGACTACTCCACAAGATTTGGCGATCGCTGAATTCATCCTAAAAAATAGACTGGGTAAAGGGTGA
- a CDS encoding photosynthesis system II assembly factor Ycf48: protein MLSIVKICQRILALFVVILVCVGCSHVSSTSYNPWEVISVPTDAKLLDIAFTDDPQHGFLVGSNATLLETKDGGETWQPLELKLDDQRYRFNTISFALKEGWIAGEPSLLLHTTDKGRSWSRIPLSEKLPGSPVSIVALGQNKAEMATNVGAIYRTTDGGQNWKAQVEEAVGVVRNIERSADGKYVAVSAKGNFYSIWEPGLNAWIPHNRNSSRRVENMGFTENGQMWMLARGGQVQFTDPANPQEWLESQYPELSTSWGLLDLAYRTPEEIWVSGGSANLLRSPDGGKTWEKDREVEAVPANFYKIVFLNPEKGFVIGDRGVLLKYNPNIAAASKSEGS from the coding sequence ATGCTCTCAATTGTGAAAATTTGCCAACGAATACTGGCTTTGTTCGTGGTCATCCTAGTGTGTGTTGGTTGTAGTCATGTCTCCTCAACCAGCTACAATCCTTGGGAAGTTATTTCCGTCCCAACAGACGCAAAACTACTGGATATTGCCTTTACTGATGACCCTCAGCATGGTTTCCTAGTAGGCAGTAATGCTACTCTTTTGGAAACAAAAGACGGTGGTGAGACTTGGCAACCTCTGGAATTAAAACTGGATGACCAAAGATACCGATTTAACACTATCAGTTTTGCTCTTAAAGAGGGGTGGATAGCTGGAGAACCTTCTCTACTGTTACATACCACTGATAAAGGTCGTTCTTGGTCACGTATTCCCTTGAGTGAAAAGCTACCAGGTAGTCCTGTTAGTATTGTGGCACTTGGACAAAACAAAGCTGAGATGGCTACAAATGTGGGAGCAATATACAGAACCACAGATGGCGGTCAAAACTGGAAAGCGCAGGTGGAAGAAGCCGTGGGTGTGGTTCGTAACATAGAACGTTCTGCTGATGGCAAATATGTTGCTGTTTCTGCAAAGGGTAACTTCTACTCGATTTGGGAACCAGGGCTAAATGCTTGGATACCTCATAACCGGAATAGTTCCCGACGGGTAGAAAATATGGGATTTACCGAAAATGGTCAAATGTGGATGTTAGCACGGGGTGGTCAGGTACAGTTTACTGACCCAGCTAACCCCCAAGAGTGGCTAGAATCTCAATATCCAGAACTCTCTACCAGCTGGGGCTTACTCGATTTGGCTTATCGCACGCCCGAGGAAATTTGGGTAAGTGGCGGTAGCGCTAATTTGCTGCGGAGTCCGGATGGCGGTAAAACCTGGGAAAAAGACCGTGAGGTTGAAGCAGTTCCCGCAAATTTTTACAAGATTGTGTTTCTCAACCCAGAAAAGGGGTTTGTTATTGGCGATCGCGGTGTTTTACTGAAATATAATCCCAATATCGCAGCTGCTTCTAAGTCAGAGGGGTCTTGA
- the psaI gene encoding photosystem I reaction center subunit VIII, with the protein MYTASFLPPILMYAASFLPSILVPVTGLVLPAVTFAFMLLYIERDDIG; encoded by the coding sequence ATGTACACAGCTTCGTTTTTGCCTCCCATCCTCATGTACGCAGCTTCATTTTTGCCTTCCATCCTCGTTCCTGTAACTGGTCTAGTTCTTCCGGCTGTAACATTTGCGTTTATGTTGTTGTACATCGAACGCGACGATATCGGCTAA
- the psbE gene encoding cytochrome b559 subunit alpha codes for MSGTTGERPFSDIITSVRYWVIHSITIPALFIAGWLFVSTGLAYDVFGTPRPDEYYTQIRQELPIVNNRFDAKQQVEQFKAE; via the coding sequence ATGTCGGGTACTACTGGAGAACGTCCATTTTCGGACATTATTACTAGCGTTCGTTACTGGGTGATCCACAGCATCACCATCCCTGCACTATTTATAGCGGGTTGGTTATTTGTCAGCACTGGCTTGGCATACGATGTGTTTGGTACACCTCGCCCTGATGAGTATTACACACAAATACGGCAGGAATTGCCAATTGTCAATAACCGTTTTGATGCAAAACAACAAGTAGAGCAATTTAAGGCAGAGTAG
- a CDS encoding NADH dehydrogenase subunit K, translated as MVLDTNIEQQQKERILNPISRPTVTQDLSENVILTTVDDLYNWVRLSSLWPMLFGTACCFIEFAALIGSRFDFDRFGLIPRSSPRQADLIITAGTITMKMAPQLVRLYEQMPEPKYVIAMGACTITGGMFSVDSPTAVRGVDKLIPVDVYLPGCPPRPEAIIDAIIKLRKKIANDSMQERNRITQTHRYYSTTHNLKPAEQILTGKYLQTESRITPPKELTEAIGMPIPPALMTQRVQKEETNRG; from the coding sequence ATGGTCTTAGATACTAACATAGAGCAGCAGCAAAAAGAGCGCATCCTCAACCCGATTTCGCGTCCTACAGTAACCCAAGATTTGTCAGAAAACGTCATCCTGACCACGGTTGATGACCTCTACAACTGGGTACGGCTTTCTAGCCTTTGGCCCATGCTGTTTGGTACCGCTTGCTGCTTTATTGAGTTTGCGGCTTTGATTGGTTCCCGATTTGACTTTGACCGCTTTGGTCTGATTCCCCGTTCTAGCCCCCGCCAAGCTGACTTAATTATTACCGCAGGCACAATCACCATGAAGATGGCACCTCAGCTTGTGCGTCTTTATGAGCAAATGCCAGAACCAAAGTACGTAATTGCTATGGGTGCTTGCACGATTACTGGCGGTATGTTCAGCGTGGATTCCCCCACAGCAGTGCGTGGAGTCGATAAACTGATTCCAGTGGACGTTTACTTACCCGGTTGCCCGCCCCGTCCAGAAGCGATTATTGACGCGATTATTAAGCTGCGGAAGAAGATAGCAAATGATTCGATGCAAGAGCGGAATCGGATTACGCAAACCCACCGCTACTACAGCACAACTCACAACCTCAAGCCCGCAGAGCAAATTCTCACGGGTAAGTATTTGCAGACTGAGTCTCGCATTACACCGCCGAAGGAATTGACGGAAGCAATAGGTATGCCAATTCCACCTGCTCTTATGACACAGAGGGTACAAAAGGAGGAAACCAACCGTGGCTGA
- the psbF gene encoding cytochrome b559 subunit beta: MTSGNNINQPISYPIFTVRWLAVHTLAVPTIFFLGAIASMQFIQR; encoded by the coding sequence ATGACTAGCGGAAATAATATCAATCAACCAATTTCGTATCCAATTTTTACAGTCAGATGGCTTGCAGTTCACACCCTAGCTGTGCCAACTATATTCTTTTTAGGCGCGATCGCCTCCATGCAGTTTATTCAACGCTAG
- a CDS encoding DUF760 domain-containing protein, with the protein MVFDPNFLNDYPEEHPNQLLNDSFEELPNQLLKYLQHQPPEVLARVAQSVSPEIKQIISQNVQGLVGMLPAENFNVQITTDRDNLAGLLASAMMTGYFLRQMEQRMQLDHLSNNH; encoded by the coding sequence ATGGTGTTTGATCCTAACTTTCTGAATGACTACCCTGAGGAACACCCCAATCAGCTTCTGAACGATAGCTTTGAGGAACTTCCCAATCAGTTACTCAAGTATCTACAGCACCAGCCACCTGAAGTCCTAGCCCGCGTCGCCCAGTCTGTCAGCCCCGAAATTAAGCAAATCATTTCGCAAAACGTCCAAGGGCTTGTCGGGATGTTGCCCGCAGAAAATTTCAACGTACAAATTACCACAGACCGGGACAATCTAGCTGGTCTTTTAGCGTCGGCTATGATGACGGGTTATTTTCTGCGCCAAATGGAACAACGGATGCAGCTAGATCATTTGAGTAACAATCATTAG